The Flavobacterium faecale genome has a segment encoding these proteins:
- a CDS encoding mandelate racemase/muconate lactonizing enzyme family protein — MKIEKIETFVLKDTLSQSFFFSQWEYAERSICVVKITCSDGTHGWGEGYGPATILEAGIEFLKPMVIGQNPLENEVIWNGMYRRTLDYARRGILVASMSAIDIAIWDLKGKILGQSVSTLLGGAHRTKIQPYATGLYFTCHENPSKDFEAEARLYISQGFKAMKMKVGLGIKADVANVKKMREIIGPDIQLMVDSNHAYTLREAIELCRLIEPYDIAWFEEPISPEFYSQYNELRQKTSIPISGGECEYLRFGFQQLIQNKSVDILQPDICSSGGLTEAKRISALASANGVDIIPHTWGTAIGIHVALHFIANLESIPGRMYRPNFLMEYDQTENGLREKLTFPSIVMKDGYIEVPNRPGLGIDVDEDVLRAYAVSKDSVKLVL, encoded by the coding sequence ATGAAAATTGAAAAAATTGAAACCTTTGTTTTAAAAGATACGCTTTCACAAAGCTTTTTCTTTTCGCAATGGGAATATGCAGAAAGAAGTATTTGCGTAGTTAAAATTACCTGTTCAGACGGGACACATGGTTGGGGAGAAGGTTACGGACCAGCTACTATTTTGGAAGCTGGGATTGAGTTTTTGAAACCAATGGTTATTGGTCAAAACCCACTTGAAAACGAAGTTATTTGGAACGGAATGTACCGTAGAACTTTGGACTATGCTCGAAGAGGAATATTAGTAGCATCGATGAGTGCTATTGATATTGCAATTTGGGATTTAAAAGGAAAAATTTTAGGACAATCTGTTTCTACTTTGTTAGGTGGAGCTCATAGAACTAAGATTCAGCCTTATGCAACAGGATTGTATTTTACCTGTCATGAAAATCCATCCAAGGACTTTGAAGCAGAAGCGAGGTTGTATATCTCTCAAGGCTTCAAAGCAATGAAGATGAAAGTAGGATTAGGTATCAAAGCTGATGTCGCCAACGTTAAAAAGATGCGTGAAATCATTGGACCAGATATTCAACTGATGGTCGATTCTAATCACGCTTACACATTAAGAGAAGCAATAGAATTGTGTCGTTTGATTGAACCTTATGATATTGCTTGGTTTGAAGAACCGATCTCGCCAGAATTTTATAGTCAATACAATGAATTAAGACAAAAAACTTCGATTCCGATTTCTGGAGGAGAATGTGAATATTTGCGTTTTGGATTTCAACAATTGATACAAAATAAATCGGTTGATATTTTGCAACCAGATATTTGTTCTAGTGGAGGATTGACTGAGGCCAAACGTATTTCAGCGTTAGCAAGTGCAAACGGAGTAGATATTATTCCTCATACCTGGGGTACAGCTATTGGTATTCATGTGGCACTTCATTTTATTGCCAATTTGGAAAGTATACCGGGTAGAATGTACCGACCAAATTTCTTGATGGAATATGATCAGACTGAAAATGGTCTTCGAGAAAAATTAACTTTCCCATCTATAGTTATGAAAGATGGCTATATTGAGGTCCCTAATCGTCCAGGTTTAGGAATAGATGTGGATGAAGATGTTCTGAGAGCCTACGCTGTTTCAAAGGATAGTGTTAAGTTAGTACTATAA
- a CDS encoding bifunctional 4-hydroxy-2-oxoglutarate aldolase/2-dehydro-3-deoxy-phosphogluconate aldolase, which yields MGTNYKTELFEKMPIVGIIRNISLKVIEEILPQYKKAGLTTLEITMNSDNACEIIKAVAESHPEINVGAGTVCTMADLMMALDAGATFIVTPIMDVDVMNYCNERNIPIFPGAFTPLEIYNANKLGATAVKIFPATQLGAGYVKDILGPLNTIKLLPTGGVDVHNIQSFFQAGAIGVGMGGSLFDKKLIESKNYEGLYAHFKAISDKVNAIR from the coding sequence ATGGGAACAAATTATAAAACAGAATTGTTTGAGAAAATGCCAATTGTTGGTATTATAAGAAATATTTCTTTGAAAGTAATTGAAGAAATATTACCTCAATATAAAAAAGCAGGATTGACAACCCTTGAAATTACAATGAACTCGGATAATGCTTGTGAGATTATCAAAGCAGTAGCTGAGAGTCATCCTGAGATCAATGTTGGAGCAGGTACCGTTTGTACTATGGCCGATTTAATGATGGCCTTGGATGCGGGAGCAACATTTATCGTGACTCCAATCATGGATGTAGATGTTATGAATTATTGTAATGAGCGTAACATTCCGATATTTCCCGGTGCTTTTACACCCTTAGAAATTTACAATGCAAATAAATTGGGAGCTACTGCTGTGAAGATTTTTCCAGCAACACAATTGGGAGCAGGATATGTAAAAGATATTTTGGGTCCATTAAATACAATAAAATTATTACCTACGGGTGGCGTTGATGTTCACAACATTCAATCTTTTTTTCAAGCAGGAGCAATTGGAGTAGGAATGGGCGGATCATTATTCGATAAAAAACTTATTGAATCAAAAAATTACGAAGGACTATATGCGCACTTTAAAGCCATAAGTGATAAGGTAAACGCAATCAGGTAA
- a CDS encoding 2-dehydro-3-deoxygalactonokinase produces MATIKTFVSVDWGTTNLRLRLVEVPSLQIIEEVVSPKGIKTIYNEWVNCGGDKETYFLTFLKKQLALFSNTITSDVAIVVSGMASSSIGLRELPYASLPFKTDGKSLYIEKIRSDIIPNMIHLISGVKSDSDVIRGEEVEIIGLVNEEDKNHSVVFVTPGTHSKHVVCEKGEITNFFTFMTGEVFSVISEYTILKASIEKTEFDETVLNAFEEGVQKAMEGKSLLNTLFKVRTNNLFKEKTNIENYYYLSGLLIGEELQSLRDLPCDSIKLCAGGKLFELYHSAICVLGLESKTEIIQANLVDLSVVKGQWNILKNQL; encoded by the coding sequence ATGGCAACTATAAAAACTTTTGTGAGTGTTGATTGGGGAACTACAAACCTGCGTTTGAGGTTGGTAGAAGTTCCAAGTCTACAAATTATTGAAGAAGTAGTCTCTCCAAAAGGGATTAAAACAATCTACAACGAGTGGGTGAATTGTGGTGGAGACAAAGAAACTTATTTTTTGACTTTCTTAAAAAAACAACTTGCGCTTTTTTCAAATACGATTACTTCTGATGTTGCCATTGTAGTTTCAGGAATGGCCTCTTCGAGCATTGGATTAAGAGAATTGCCTTATGCAAGCTTACCATTCAAAACAGATGGAAAATCACTTTATATCGAAAAAATAAGGTCTGATATCATTCCGAATATGATTCATTTAATTTCTGGAGTCAAATCTGATTCTGATGTTATTCGAGGAGAAGAAGTCGAAATTATTGGCTTGGTAAATGAAGAAGATAAAAATCATTCTGTCGTTTTTGTTACTCCAGGTACTCATAGTAAACATGTAGTTTGCGAGAAAGGTGAGATAACCAATTTTTTTACCTTCATGACGGGTGAAGTTTTCAGCGTGATCTCTGAGTATACTATTTTGAAAGCTTCGATTGAAAAAACCGAATTTGACGAAACTGTTTTGAATGCTTTTGAAGAAGGGGTTCAAAAAGCTATGGAGGGAAAATCATTATTGAATACCCTTTTTAAAGTGCGAACCAATAACTTATTTAAAGAGAAAACAAATATTGAAAACTACTATTATTTAAGTGGTTTGTTGATCGGAGAAGAATTGCAAAGCTTAAGAGATTTGCCTTGTGATTCTATAAAATTGTGTGCCGGCGGAAAGCTGTTTGAGTTGTATCATAGCGCAATTTGCGTATTAGGCTTAGAGTCTAAAACGGAAATTATTCAAGCCAACTTAGTTGATTTGTCTGTAGTAAAAGGACAATGGAATATTTTAAAAAATCAATTGTAA
- a CDS encoding glycoside hydrolase family 2 TIM barrel-domain containing protein, translated as MKRGFLFLSFLLFFSQLVISQNDWENELVFEKNKMQSRVPSYSYKNEKDALEGNRDKSRIKSLNGIWKFNYVDKSEDRPTDFMGTNYNGTSNWKDIEVPSNWEMKGFGQAIYTNIVYPFTPNILDGNLKYDWRGPQPPLPPKIYRDNPVGSYYRDFDVPTDWKEQSVILHFGGVTSAFYLWVNGEKVGYSQGSCLAAEFDVTKYLKAGQNRLAVQVFRYSDGSYLEDQDMWRLSGIHREVFLMAQPKIALNDFFVRTKLDVNYQDAKLEIRPLLWMQEDESKLKGYKISAELYDADNNKVLPTPLSVDLEKVYKERWPARDITKFAFMEATIKSPRKWSAEDPYLYKLVFKVTNANGDVVEARSQKVGFRKVEFSKKNELLINGKVVKIMGVNRHDHHPTKGKALSHEDLRKDVETLKRFNFNAVRTSHYPNDPYFYELCNEYGLYVMDEANIEAHHLGSYIPQQPTWAAPILTRVIRMVERDKNNPSIISWSLGNESGTGPAFAAAAGWVKDFDPSRFIHYEGAQGDPEDPHYLEGAANEMTKWPTYANPDDKNYVDVLSRMYPDLAQLVNMSENAHITRPIIMCEYMHAMGNSMGGIADMWDQIRKRPNLIGGFIWDMKDQGIVAKNAKGEQYYAYGGDFGDVPNDGNFCINGVFAPDLSPNPHAFEAKYVFQPVVFEAANIQQSEFRIINRFSFSNLDKYEIRWEVSENGKVIQSGVLPTMELEAGAAKTVKLPIKNNKFDDRSDYWIRMSMHEKTNRLWAEKGFEIAKNQIELQPKKTVVAVVNASKEKISYEETAAEVRLNAKEVQVVIAKESGNLISYKIKGTEQVAAPLQLNFTRPVVDNDIRGANAKPFAQSKNFWSTVNGLLKTYSVTVTQEEQGVQVVVKQNVDKKVSLNKIYTLSNDGTTKVGVTMDAEASLPNLIRFGVTMGVSDQLKNTTYYGNGPWENYADRKRAAEVDEFSIKTDAIFYNYIFPQENGNHTDTRWVKLQEEKGTAGLQFTGSPLFGFSIWKYGADNIDKAKHPYDLKPQGFYTLNLDLVQMALGGTLSNRLPEYDLKSGKYNFEFYISAIKK; from the coding sequence ATGAAAAGAGGTTTCCTTTTTCTTAGTTTTTTATTGTTTTTTTCGCAGTTAGTTATTTCTCAAAATGATTGGGAAAACGAATTGGTTTTCGAAAAAAACAAAATGCAATCGCGCGTACCATCTTATTCGTATAAAAATGAAAAAGATGCCCTTGAAGGAAATCGTGATAAATCTAGAATTAAATCATTGAATGGTATTTGGAAGTTCAACTATGTTGATAAATCGGAGGACCGTCCTACAGATTTTATGGGTACTAATTACAATGGCACTAGTAATTGGAAAGATATTGAAGTTCCCTCAAACTGGGAAATGAAAGGGTTTGGTCAAGCAATTTATACAAATATTGTTTATCCATTTACACCCAACATTTTAGACGGAAATTTAAAATACGATTGGAGAGGGCCTCAACCGCCATTGCCTCCAAAAATTTACAGAGACAATCCTGTTGGTAGTTATTACAGGGATTTTGATGTGCCAACAGACTGGAAAGAACAATCGGTTATTTTGCATTTTGGAGGTGTAACTTCTGCGTTTTACTTGTGGGTAAACGGTGAAAAAGTTGGGTACAGTCAAGGAAGTTGTTTAGCAGCAGAATTTGATGTGACTAAATATTTAAAAGCGGGTCAAAATCGTCTTGCGGTACAGGTATTTCGTTATAGCGACGGAAGTTATTTGGAGGATCAAGACATGTGGCGTTTGAGCGGTATTCATCGTGAAGTGTTCTTGATGGCACAACCTAAGATTGCCTTGAATGACTTTTTTGTTCGAACCAAATTAGATGTTAATTATCAAGATGCAAAACTTGAAATCCGTCCACTTTTATGGATGCAAGAAGATGAATCAAAATTAAAAGGGTATAAGATTTCGGCAGAACTATACGATGCAGATAATAATAAAGTATTACCTACTCCGCTCTCTGTAGATCTTGAAAAGGTATATAAAGAAAGATGGCCAGCTAGAGATATTACCAAATTTGCATTTATGGAGGCAACTATCAAGTCGCCACGAAAATGGTCTGCAGAAGATCCTTATTTGTACAAATTGGTATTTAAAGTGACCAATGCAAATGGAGATGTTGTAGAGGCTAGAAGTCAAAAAGTAGGTTTTCGAAAAGTAGAATTCAGCAAGAAAAATGAATTGCTAATCAATGGTAAAGTAGTGAAAATTATGGGTGTAAATCGACATGATCATCACCCAACCAAGGGGAAAGCATTGAGTCATGAAGACTTAAGAAAAGATGTTGAAACCTTGAAACGTTTTAATTTTAACGCTGTACGTACGTCACATTATCCAAATGACCCTTATTTTTATGAGTTATGCAATGAGTATGGTTTGTATGTAATGGATGAGGCAAATATCGAAGCACACCATTTAGGGAGTTATATTCCGCAACAACCTACTTGGGCAGCACCAATTTTGACTAGAGTTATTCGTATGGTCGAAAGAGACAAAAATAATCCTTCGATAATTTCATGGTCGTTAGGGAATGAGAGTGGAACAGGACCAGCCTTTGCTGCGGCAGCTGGATGGGTGAAAGATTTTGACCCTTCACGTTTCATACATTATGAAGGTGCACAAGGAGATCCTGAAGATCCACATTATCTTGAAGGAGCTGCAAATGAAATGACCAAATGGCCAACTTATGCTAATCCTGATGATAAAAACTATGTAGATGTTTTAAGTAGAATGTATCCAGATTTGGCGCAATTGGTCAACATGTCTGAGAACGCGCATATCACTCGACCAATTATCATGTGTGAGTACATGCATGCTATGGGGAACTCAATGGGGGGAATTGCAGATATGTGGGATCAAATTCGAAAAAGACCCAATTTGATTGGTGGTTTTATTTGGGATATGAAAGACCAAGGAATTGTAGCCAAAAATGCTAAAGGTGAACAATATTATGCTTATGGGGGTGATTTTGGAGATGTTCCAAACGATGGTAACTTCTGTATCAATGGAGTTTTTGCACCAGATTTAAGTCCAAACCCGCATGCTTTTGAAGCTAAGTATGTTTTTCAACCTGTAGTTTTTGAAGCTGCCAATATTCAGCAATCAGAATTTAGAATTATTAATCGTTTTTCATTTTCAAATTTAGATAAATATGAAATTCGTTGGGAAGTTTCAGAAAACGGTAAAGTAATTCAATCTGGCGTTTTACCAACAATGGAGTTGGAAGCAGGAGCAGCAAAAACCGTTAAGTTACCAATCAAAAATAACAAGTTTGACGACCGTTCTGATTACTGGATCCGAATGAGTATGCACGAGAAAACAAATCGTTTATGGGCAGAAAAAGGTTTTGAGATAGCTAAAAACCAAATCGAATTACAGCCGAAAAAGACAGTGGTAGCGGTGGTAAATGCTTCGAAAGAAAAAATATCTTATGAAGAAACGGCTGCAGAGGTGCGTCTTAATGCTAAAGAGGTTCAAGTCGTAATTGCTAAAGAAAGCGGAAATTTAATTTCGTACAAAATAAAAGGTACTGAGCAAGTTGCAGCGCCATTGCAATTAAATTTCACACGTCCTGTAGTTGACAATGATATACGTGGTGCAAATGCAAAACCATTTGCACAATCAAAAAACTTTTGGTCAACGGTTAATGGTTTGCTTAAAACATATTCGGTTACAGTTACCCAAGAAGAGCAGGGAGTTCAAGTGGTAGTGAAACAGAATGTAGATAAAAAAGTAAGTCTAAATAAAATTTATACGCTGTCAAATGACGGAACAACCAAAGTAGGTGTTACGATGGATGCAGAGGCTTCATTACCAAATTTAATTCGTTTTGGAGTTACAATGGGGGTTTCTGATCAATTGAAAAATACCACTTACTACGGTAATGGACCATGGGAGAATTATGCTGATCGCAAAAGAGCAGCAGAAGTAGATGAGTTTAGTATCAAAACAGATGCTATTTTTTATAACTATATTTTTCCTCAAGAAAACGGAAATCATACAGATACAAGATGGGTGAAGTTGCAGGAAGAAAAAGGAACTGCTGGACTTCAATTTACCGGAAGTCCATTGTTTGGTTTTTCTATCTGGAAATATGGAGCAGACAATATTGACAAAGCAAAACATCCATATGATTTGAAACCACAAGGCTTTTATACTCTAAATCTAGATTTAGTTCAAATGGCTTTAGGTGGAACGTTGTCAAATAGATTGCCGGAATATGATTTGAAATCAGGTAAATATAATTTTGAATTTTATATTAGTGCCATAAAAAAATAA